One genomic window of Oryctolagus cuniculus chromosome 11, mOryCun1.1, whole genome shotgun sequence includes the following:
- the RAP1B gene encoding ras-related protein Rap-1b — protein sequence MREYKLVVLGSGGVGKSALTVQFVQGIFVEKYDPTIEDSYRKQVEVDAQQCMLEILDTAGTEQFTAMRDLYMKNGQGFALVYSITAQSTFNDLQDLREQILRVKDTDDVPMILVGNKCDLEDERVVGKEQGQNLARQWNNCAFLESSAKSKINVNEIFYDLVRQINRKTPVPGKARKKSSCQLL from the exons ATGCGTGAATATAAACTAGTCGTTCTTGGTTCAGGAGGTGTTGGAAAGTCTGCTCTG actgTACAGTTTGTTCAAGgaatttttgttgaaaaatatgATCCTACGATAGAAGATTCTTACAGAAAG cAAGTTGAAGTAGATGCACAGCAATGTATGCTTGAAATCTTGGATACTGCGGGAACG GAACAATTTACAGCAATGAGGGATTTGTACATGAAAAATGGACAAGGATTTGCATTAGTTTATTCCATCACAGCACAGTCCACATTTAATGATTTACAAGATCTGAGAGAACAGATTCTTCGAGTTAAAGACACTGATGAT GTTCCAATGATTCTGGTTGGTAATAAGTGTGACTTGGAAGATGAAAGAGTTGTAGGAAAGGAACAAGGTCAAAATCTAGCAAGACAATGGAACAACTGTGCATTCTTAGAATCTTCtgcaaaatcaaaaataaatgttaatgag ATCTTTTATGACCTAGTGCGGCAAATTAACAGAAAAACcccagtgcctgggaaggcccGCAAAAAGTCATCATGTCAGCTGCTTTAA